A window of Streptomyces sp. NBC_01241 genomic DNA:
GAGAAGGTCATTCCGGGGACGCAGAACATCCGCTTCAACGTCAGCCTCGGCCAGGACGGCCGCGACCCCGGCTGCACCATGCGTACGGTCGAGGAGATCACCGGCCTGCGGCCCGACCACTTCATGATGGTCGACTTCAACGCGGTGAAGGAGCTGTCCACCGCGGTCGGCGGCGTCAAGATCTGTCTGGCCAAGCCGGTCAAGGACAAGGACTCGCACCTGGACCTGCCGGCGGGTGAGCACAGGATCCAGGGCGAGGACGCCCTGGCGTTCGTACGGACCCGGCACAGCTTCGGCAACGAGAGCGACCTGGACCGGATCAAGGTCCAGCAGCAGTTCATCGCCTCGATGATCCGGCAGATGCAGTCGGACGACACCCTGACCAGCCCGACCAAGCTGTTCAAGCTGGCGGACGCGGCGACCAGGGCGCTCACCGTGGACACCGGCATCGGGTCGCCGAAGAAGCTGGCCTCGCTGGCCCAGGAACTCGGCAAGGTCAACACCAAGAACATCACCTTCACGACGGTGCCGGTGCTGGACAACCCGGCCGAGAAGATCAAGGCCACCGTCGTGCTGGACACGGCCAGGGCCGACCCGCTGTTCGCCATGATGCGCGAGGACACCTCGCTCACCGAGGTGAAGGCACAGAAGAAGGCCGCGAAGAGCAAGCAGGACGCGCTCCTCAAGGGCACCAAGGCCGCCGCGGCCGACGTACGGGTCGATGTGTACAACGGCGGCAAGGTCCCTGGTGCCGCGCAGACGACCGTCGCCTGGCTGCAGAACAACCAAGGCGTGCTCAAGTCCACGAACAAGGCCAACGCCCCGGCGAAGATCGACAAGACGACACTGGAGTACGCACCGAACCAGGCGGACCAGGCCCGTGCACTGGCCGCCATGATGGGCCTGCCCGGCTCGGCCCTGAAGCAGGGCACCACGGACGCCGAGGGGCTCCAGGCGATGGTGCTGACCCTGGGCGCCGACTTCAAGGGGGCGGGCATCCCCATCACGGGACCGGCGAAGGTGCCGGACGGCATTCAGCAGGCAAACGCCGACAAGGCAGAGTGCGCCAAGTGACACCCGGTCACTGCGCCAAACCACGAGTCTTAGCAGCAGGGGGGTCCTGGTGGGACGGAGCAGTACACCCGGGGAGGGGACGCGACCAAGCGTCCGGCACGCCGGTCAACCCGGCTGGGACGACGGGCTCTACGAAGACGCCCCGGAGCCGGGCCAGGACTCCGGCGCGGACGGCCGCCGGCCCGCGCCGGCGGGCGGCGGCCGTCACAAGGGCGGGGCGAAGCGGCACGGCAAGAAGGGCAAGCGCCGCGTACTGCGCTGGGCCGCCTCGGTCCTCTCGCTCGTCATAATCGGCGGCGCCGCCGCCGGATACCTCTACTACGAGCACCTCAACGGGAACCTCAAGAAGGAGGACCTGACGCTCGGCGACAAGAAGATGGCCGACCACAAGGCCAACGCCGCCGGTCAGACCCCGCTGAACATCCTGCTCATCGGCTCGGACGCGCGGGACTCCAAGGAGAACCAGAAGCTCGGCGGGGCCAAGGACACCTTCGGGGCGCCGCCCCTGGCCGACGTACAGATGCTGGTCCATCTCTCCGCCGACCGCAGCAACATGTCGGTGATCAGCATGCCGCGCGACACACTGCTGAAGATCCCGAAGTGCACCGACCCGAAGACGAAGCACGTCTACCCCGCGACCACGGGCCTGGCGATGACCAACGAGACGCTCCGCCGCGGCGGTCCCGGATGCACCGTGGCCACCTGGTACGAGCTCACCGGCATCACCATCGACCACTTCATGATGATCGACTTCGCCGGTGTGGTCTCGATGGCCGACGCGATCGGCGGCGTCCCGGTCTGCGTCAAGGGCAACGTCTACTCCCACACGCGCGACGGCAAGGGCTCCGGGCTGAAGCTGGAGGAGGGCACCACCAAGGTCAAGGGCAAGCAGGCCCTTCAGTGGCTGCGGACCCGCTACGGCTTCAAGGACGGAACCGACCTCAGCCGTACGCACGCCCAGCACATGTACATGAACTCGATGGTCCGTGAGCTGCGCAAGGGCACCAAGCTCACCGACCCGGGCAAGCTGATGGGCCTCGCCGAGGCGGCGACCGACGCGCTGACGGTCGACAAGGGCGACAAGGGCCTCGGCAGTGTCAAGAAGCTGTACGACCTCGCGGGCGAGCTCAAGAAGGTGCCTACCAAGCGCATCACGATGACGACGATGCCGAACGTCTACGGAACGGGCGTGAACAAGGGCCGGGTGCTCCCCAAGCCCGTCGACGCCGATCAGCTGTTCCAGATGGTCCGCGACGACGTCCCGCTCGACGGCAAGGCGTCCAAGCGCAAGGCCCCGGTCGCCAAGAAGCCCACGGCGCCCATCGCCGAGATCCCGGTCAGCGTCCGCAACGGAACCCGTACCGACACCGAGTACCCGGTCAAGGGCCGCGCCTCGGCGGTCGAGGGACTGCTCGCCGGGAAGGGCTTCACCCAGGCCGCGGTCGACAAGCAGAACACCAACGCGGCGGCACGGACCGGGGTGCTCTTCCCCAGCGTGGACATGGAGGGCAATGCCCAGGCCGTGGCCACGGCTCTCGGTATTCCGCTGACGGCGGTGAAGAAATCGACCGCGGTCTCCGGCATCACGCTGACCGTGGGGGCCGACTGGCGCGAGGACGGGGACTATTCCGCGCCGAGCGCCGCGGAGAAGACTCCGGAGAGCGCCCTCGCCCTGAACGGCGACGACGAAACGGCGTGCATGGACATCCAGCCGGGTTTCGGCTGGTAGCCGGGCACGCCGACACGGTGTGGGGGCCCTCCGGAATTCCGGAGGGCCCCCACACCGTGTCGGCGGCTATACGGAGACGGCCGGGCGCCGACTGGCGATGACCTTCTTCGCCAGCGAGCGCGGGCTGGTCAGGAAGCCGTACCCCCATGACATGTGCATCGTCGCGAGGGCCACCGGGATCCGGGCCCGCGCCTTCAGCGACAGGCCCTTGCCCGCCGGAAGGGACCCGGCGACGATCGCCGCGACGTATCCGGCGGGGACGACGAACGCCCACGGGGTGACGGCCGCACCGGCCACGATGCCCGCCGCGATCGCGCAGACGGCGGTCGGCGGCGCCAGGTAGCGCAGGTTGATCGAGCCGGAGTGGTAGCGGGCGACGACGTGCCGCCAGCGGCCGTAGTCCTTGTACTGCTTGGCGAGCGCCCTGACCGAGGGCCGCGGCCGGTACTGCACCTTCAGCTCGGGCGAGAACCAGATCAGACCGCCCGCCTCGCGGATGCGGAAGTTCAGCTCCCAGTCCTGAGCGCGGATGAACTCCACGTTGTAGCCGTCCGCCTTCTCCAGTGCCTCGCGGCGGAAGACACCGAGATACACGGTCTCCGCCGGGCCCGCCTGGCCGCCGGTGTGGAAGGCCGCGTTGCCGACGCCGATCTTCGACGTCATGGCCGCGGCCACGGCGTCCTCCCAGGCGTTCTCGCCCTCGGCGTGCATGATGCCGCCGACGTTCTGCGCGCCCGTCTCCTCCAGGAGGCGGACGGCCGTCGCGATGTAGTTCGGCGAGAGCATGCCGTGGCCGTCGACCCGCACGACTATGGGGTGGCAGGAGGCCTTGATCGCGGCGTTGAGGGCGGCGGGGGTGCGGCCGGTCGGGTTCGGAACGGTGTGCACCCGGGGGTCCTCGCGCACCAGCTCCGCGGCGATCTCGTCCGTACGGTCCGTGGAGGGGCCCAGCGCGATCACCACCTCCATCTCACCTGCGTACTCCTGCTCCAGGATGTGCCGGACGGAGTTCCTGAGATGGCGTTCCTCATTGAGCACCGGCATGATCACGGAGACGGCGGGGTGCTGCGCGGCAGACATGGTGGTCCTCGGGTGGTCCTCGGGGCGCCAGGGGTTCAGACCCCACCAGGCGTCGATATTCGGCCGCCACGTTACCGCGAATGAGGGACACGGGCGCGCGGCGCCGGGTCGCGTCCCGGAGTGCAGATCATATGGACCTACTGTGCGAACGATCCCCCTTGCACCGCGGAGGTTCCCCCCGTGCCCAGGCCGCACCCCTCCCCCCGTTCGCCGCGCTCCCGCGCAGTTCCGCCGCAGCGCAGGTCCAGAAGGCAGGACGAGCGGCCCCGCTGGGGCATGCGACTGGTGACCGGCGTCTCCGTGCTGGTGCTCGGGGCCGGTGGGATCGGCCACGCGGTGGTGACCGGCCTGGAGACCGGGATCGACCGGATCGACCCGTTCAAGGACATGAAGAACCGGCCCCGGGCCGGCCACGGCATGAATCTGCTGCTGGTGGGCACCGACGGCCGCGACCGGATCACCCCGGAGGAGAAGGAGAAGTACCGGCTGGGCGGTGCGCCGTGCAACTGCACCGACACCGTCATGCTGGTGCATCTGTCGGCGGACAAGGAGCGCGCGAGCATCGTCTCGCTGCCCCGCGACAGCTACGCCGAGGTCCCCGAGCACAAGGACCGCAACACCGGCAAGACGCACGCCGCCCACGCGCTGAAGCTGAACGCCGCCTACTCCGAGGGCGGGCCCGGTCTGACCGTGCGGACCATCGAACAACTGACGGGCGTCAAGATCGACCACTACCTGGAGGTCGACTTCACCAGCTTCATGAAGACGGTGGACACCTTGGGCGGGGTGCAGATCTGCACGACCCGGCCGCTGAAGGACCCGTACACCGGTCTCGACCTCGCCGCGGGCAGCCATGAGCTGAACGGCGGGCAGGCGCTCCAGTACGTACGCTCCCGGCACATCGACGGGGCCGCCGACCTGGGCCGGATGCAGCGCCAGCAGAAGTTCCTCGCCTCACTGATCAAGCAGGCGACCAGCAGTGGTGTGCTGCTGAACCCGGTGAAGTTCCGGGACGTCGCCTCGACGATGCTGAACTCGGTCCGGGCCGACAAGGGGTTCGGTACGGAGCAGATGCTGGAGCTCAGCCAGGCGATGCGCGGCTTCTCCCCCGCCTCGTCCGAGTTCACCTCCGTGCCGCTGGGGAACGTCGCGTACCCGGTCAAGGGCATCGGCTCCACGGTCAAGTGGGACGAGGCGAAGTCGAAGAAGCTCTTCCAGGCGCTGCGCGACGACCGGCCGCTCTCCCCGGAGCGGCCCGGCGGACCGAAGGCCGTGCAGGTCGATGTCGCCCCGCAGCAGATCCGGGTCCAGGTCTACAACGGGACCCCGAAGGACGGCCTCGGCAAGACGGTCGACGAGGGGCTGCACGCCACCGGTTTCGACACCACGCGCGCCCCGCTGAACGGGGAGCCGCGCAATCTCGCGCACACGCTGATCACGTACGACCCCCGCTGGGACCGGTCCGCGAAGTCCCTGGCGGGCGCGTTGCCCGGGGTCGAGCTGCGGGCGGTGCGGGGGCAGGGCCCTCTGATGAAGGTGACGGCGGGCACGGACTTCGAGAAGGTGCGACGGGTACGGGGGAAGGAGACGAGCCGGGGCGAATTCGGCGCCGTCACGGGCGATCAGGTGGCCTGTCCGTGACCGCGGGCACATGCGGCTCGATCCGGCCCGGCACTGTGCCCCGGGCGTCGTGACGAAGTGTCGTTGCGGTACTACGCGTCGTCGATGCCGTCGGCTGCGCGCTTCTCGCGCAGTTCCTTGATCGCGCGGCGTCGGGCGAGGCGGTGGGTGCGCCGGATCTGCGCTTCCTGGTAGCGCCGCTTGTCGCGCTCCGTCTCCGGGATCACCGGCGGTACGCGGCGCGGCTTGCCGTCCGCGTCGACCGCGGCGAACACCAGGTACGCGCTGCCGACCTGCTGGGCGGGGGTGGACTCGTTCCACCGCTCGGCCATGACGCGGACGCCGACCTCCATCGAGGAGCGGCCGGTCCAGTTCACCTGGGCGCGGACGTGAACAAGGTCACCGACGCGGACCGGCTCCAGGAAGACCATCTCGTCCATCGAGGCCGTCACCGCGGGTCCGCCGGAGTGCCGGCCGGCCACGGCGCCCGCCGCGTCGTCGACCAGCTTCATGATCACGCCGCCGTGCACCGTACCGAGCAGATTGGTGTCGCTGCCGGTCATGATGTGGCTGAGGGTGGTCCGGGAAGCGGCGGTCGGCTTGCCCGGAATGTCGCCCTCCGGGCGCGGGGCCTGATCTGTCATACCGTCCACCTTATGCGGGGGCTTCCGGCCCGCTGCAATGCATCAGCTTCGCAACATCCCTGATGCGATTTCCCGTAGACCCTGTATGAGCGGCACACCCGGCCTGCACACTGGATCGCATGAACGATTGGCCCGAGGGCTGGACCGACGACAACCGCAGCGGCAACCGCTACGGGCAGGGCAGCGACAGCGACCGGCCCGAGGGCGCCCGCGTGATGCGGAACGTCCAACGGCGTCCCGCGCCGCCGCAGCAGTACCCCGCGCCGCCCCGGCAGCGGCAGCCGGAGCAGCAGCAGTACTCCGGCGGCTACGACGGCAACGCAGGGTACGACAACGGTTACAACACGGGCCAGGTCTACGGCGGCGGTGGCAACGGCGGCGGCCGGGGCAACGGCTACGGTGGCGGCGGCCGGGGTGACGGCGGTTACGTCCAGGGGCGCCCCGCGCCCAACTGGGGCCGCCGAATAAAGATAGGCACACTGTCCCTGGTCGTCGTGGTGCTCGCGGTCTCCATCGGCACGTACTTCTGGGCCGACTCCAAGCTCAAGCGCGAGGTGGACCTCTCCAAGGTCATCGAGCGGCCGAAGGCCGGCGACGGCACCAACTACCTGATCGTCGGTTCCGACAGCCGCGAGGGCATGACGGCCGAGGACAAGAAGAAGCTCCACACGGGCTCCGCCGCGGGCAAGCGAACCGACTCGATGATGATCCTGCACGACGGGTCGAACGGGCCGACGCTCGTCTCCCTGCCCCGTGACTCCAACGTCGAGATCCCCTCGTTCAAGGGCTCCGACTCCGGCAAGCTCTACCCGGGCCGCGGCCGCTTCACCAAGCTGAACGCCGCGTACGCCATGGACGGTCCCGAACTCCTCGTCCGTACTGTCGAGTTCAACACCGGACTGCACATCGACCACTACGTCGAGATCGGCTTCGGCGGCTTCGCCCAGATCGTGGACGCGATCGGCGGGGTGGAGCTGGACATCCCCAAGGCGTTCAAGGACAAGAAGTCCGGCGCCGACTTCAAGGCGGGCAAGCAGACCCTGAACGGCGAGCAGTCGCTGGCCTTCGTCCGCACCCGGTACGCGTTCGCGGGCAGCGACCTGGACCGTACGAAGAACCAGCAGAAGTTCCTCGCGGCGCTGGCCAGCCAGACGGCGACGCCGTCCACGATCCTCAACCCGTTCAAGCTGTACCCGACGATGGGCGCCGGCCTGGACACCCTGATCGTGGACAAGGACATGTCGCTCTGGTCCCTGGCGCAGATGTTCTTCGCCATGAAGGGCGTCACCGGCGGTGACGGCACGTCGATGAACATGCCGATCTCGGGCTCCACCGGCGGCAATCTGGTCTGGGACAAGGCCAAGGTCAAGCAGCTGGTGGACCAGCTCAACAACGACGAGAAGGTCACCGTCACCGGTAACTGACGGCAGACGGATGCAGGGCCCGGACGGTTCGCCGTCCGGGCCTTTCCGTTGCTCCGGCGCCCCCATTTGACGGTCGGTCATAAGCTTCCCGGAGGGGTTGGCAGCGCGGCGCACTCGCCCGCGGCCGAGGGACGAGCACAGGAGTGCCATCGATGACGGACGCGACCGTAGACACCGCACGGACCGGAACCGGAACCGAGGACGAGCCGGCCGTACCGGCTCATGGCCAGCTCGTCACCGTAAGGAACCGCCCCTGGGTCGTCACCGCGCCTCCCTCAAAAACCGCGCCTACCTGCGCAGACGCGGCATACGCTGCACCATCCCGGACAAGGTCGATCAGACCCGCAACCGAAAAAAACTCGGCTCCCGCGGTGGCCGCCCGCCGAGGTTCGACCCGGAGGATTACAAGGCGCGACATGCGGTTGAGTGCGGCATCAATCGTCTCAAAAGGCACCGCGTCGTGGCCACGAGGTACGACAAACTCGCGGTCCGCTACGAGGTGACCGTCCTGGTTGCAGCCATCAACGAGTGGCTGTGACCGAGCCCTTCGCTCATCTCCTGGCTAGTCTGAGCGATTGTGAACAGACGGCAGCAGAAGAAACTGTCAAAGCGTCTCGTAGAGGCGGCGACATTCGGCGACACCACTCAGATCAACGCTCTACTAAGAACCGGGGCCTGCCCGGAGGCCGGCAATACCGAGGGCACCACGCCTCTATACGCCGCATCAGTCAACGGAGCCGCCGACAACGTCCTCTGTCTACTGGCAGCCGGGGCCTTGCCCAACACCGAAAGCGGACGCGGCACGGAAGGCACGCCCCTTTGCGCGGCTGCATGCTGGGGCCATACCGAAACGGTGCGTGCACTCCTCACCCACGGCGCCGATCCCAATCTCCACGAAGATCACGGCATGGGCCGTTCGCCGCTTCAATGGGCGATGACCGGGCCCTACCCCGAGACGATCGCCGTGCTTCTCGCGGCAGGTGCCCGACCACACGACCCAGCCACGTGACCCATCCCGTAATCCCAGGTCTCGCCATCCACTTTCGACACACGCCCTAACAGCAGCGTACCCCCGGACCGACATCGACCAGGCCCGGGGCGCCAGTTGGTTGCGGGTCAGCCGGACGCGTACATAACGAACTGGGCCCACGCGCCCGGCGCGAACCCGAGCAGCGGCCCCGCACGTTCTTGGAATCGCGCACGTGCACCGCACCGGGGGGTGTCGCCACCTCAACGCAGTCGTTGTCATCGCCACTGCTGCTGTAGCTGCTCTTGAACCGCTCCAGCTCCGAGACCTCCTCGGCAGAGGATTTGTGGATCACGTCTCGCCCAGCGCTTGCTCGATGAAGCCCAACGACTCCCCTGGCGTAATGGTCAGCCCTCAGAGGCGTACGTCACGAAGGCTGCCCAGGTCGTCAGCGTGAAGCCGAGTTGCTGACCAAACACGTTCTTGGAGTCGCGCACGTGGACCAACCCCGGGGTGGCTGCGACCTCCACGCATTCGCTGCCGTCGCTGCTGTCGCTGTAGCTGCTCTTGAACCACTTCAGCCGGGAAGCGTCTCCAGCCGAGGTCTCACTGCTCATGTCTCTCCCAGCACTTGCTCAATGAAGGCCAGTGACTCCCGTGGAGTGAGAGCCTGGGCCCGGATGATGCCATAGCGCAGCTCCAGGATTCGGATCTGCTTCGGATCGGAAACCGGGCGGGCGGCGAACGCTCCATCGGAGCGCCCCACCGCCGAACCGTCCCCGAACTTCAGCAGCTGAACGTCTCCGTCCACCCCCGCGTGATCCTCACGGTCAGTCGGCATCACTTGGATCTCGACGTTCCGCAACTCTCCGATTTCCAGGAAGCGTTCGAGCTGTCGACGCAACACCATCTTGCCTCCGATGGGGCGTCGGAGCATCACTTCTTCCTGGACGAAACTCAAAGCCGGGGCGGGCGAGCGTCCGAAGATGGACTACCTGGCCATGCGCGCGGCCACTGCGAGGTCCACCTCATCCTGCGAGTACGCGGGCCGCCGCATCTCGAACAGAGCTTGCGCGTACTCTGCCGTCTGCAACAACCCGTGCGGGGTTCGGCTTTTGTACGCCGCAAGCTCGACAGCCTTTTCCTCCAGCTTCGCCAGATCCCGAACCTTCTTCGGGTAACGGACCTCCGCCACATCCCGCTTCATCGCCGCGAGCTTTCCGCCCGCTCCCAGTACCTCGTCCGCCCGGTCCAGGAACTCGGGCCGGGGGATGCGGCGCCCGCCCTCCACCTTGTAGACCAGGTCCTCCCCGTACCCGATCGCGGCCCCGAACTCGCCGGCCCGCAGCCCCGCCGACTCCCGCCACGCCTTGATCTGACGGCCCACCGCAGCGACCACCGCAACCCCCGACTCGTCGTCGGGATCGACGTCCCAGCCGGGCTCGTCCGCTCTGCCGTCGCCGCGCTCCGTACCGGTCTCATCCACGCTCATCCGTGCCCCACTTCCGACGTGCATGCCGTTCTTGCTCAACCCTGGTCGTCCCCAGCACGTCACCCCGGACAGCCGGGACAGCACTGGACAAGCACGGGACAATCACCGTACGTAAGGGGCTCGTCGCTATTCACGGTACGCAGACGCGGCCACGCTGAGTGACGTGACGCAAGAAATCACCCGAACCGAACATTCCGCTCCCACCCGGCAGTTCACGGTGCTGCTCTCCCCCACCCGCCGGGGTGCGCGGCTCGCCCGGCTGCTCGCCACCGCGCATCTATGCGATTGGGGGCTCCCCACGGAGTCAGCCGCGCACATCGTCGCCGAGCTGGCCACGAACGCCGCCGTCCATGGCCGCGTACCGGGCCGGGACTTCCGACTGGGCCTCACCGTCCACCGCGACGCACTCCTGCGGATCGAGGTGACCGATACCCGGGGCGAGCAACTACCTCCCACGCCCGGCACCACGTCCTCCGCCGACGACGCGGAATCCGGGCGCGGCCTCCTCATCGTCGAGGCACTCGCCGACCGCTGGGGCATCGACGCCGGGCCCGTCCCTCGCAAGACGATCTGGGCCGAACTCAGCCTTGTACCGTGACCGTCTTCACCGGGTCGCGGACAGCCACGACCCGGTGAGCCACGTCGCCGCGTCCCACGACACATAAAGCTTTAAAGAACCTGGGGAAATCACCCTCCCCACCCAAACCCGACCCCATCCCGGCCCCGTCACTCGCGCGGGTGACATAGGGCAACTGGGCTGGATTTCATATGGGTTGCCAGGCATATGCTCGCCGCGACAACTACAGACCTGCGACGGCCCCCGACGAGACGCCAATCTCGACCGAGGGCCTGACCACCGAGGAAGAAGAGACCTTCCCGATGGATACCCAGCAGATTACCGCGCCCCCGTGCGCCCCGTCCCCCGCCTCCGGGGACGCCACACCGTCATCCGGTGTCGTCCACATCAACTTCCGGCATGTCGCAGGCTTCACGGTCATCGGCAACCACCTCGCCCAGCACCGCGGCCTCTCCCTCGTCGCGATCGGGCTCGCCGTACACATCCAGTCGCTCCCCGCCGGAGCCAAGATCGGCATCAAACACCTCGCCGACCGCTTCCCGGAGAGCGAGACCCGCATCGCCGCCGCCCTGCGCGAACTCGAAGCCACCGGCTACCTCCACCGCAGCCGCGTACGCCTCCCCGACGGCCGCATCGTCACCCACACCATCTCCTACAACCAGCCCGGCACCGACCCGGCCACCGTCACCACACCTCAGCCACGAACCAGGCTCAGCAAACCGGCCCCGCTGCCCCCACCACCGCCACGCGAGCCCGCTCCCGAACCGGAACCCACCCAGGCACCACAACCGCCCGCACCGCAGCCGGCGCCCGCACCACGACCCGTGCCCGCACCGTGCCCCGTTCCCGCATCGCAGCCCGCGCCCGCACCCGTCCTCCTCGTACCAGCCCCCACCGCGCGCAAGGCACCACCCCCACCGCTCCCCCAGCCGCAGTCACCCACCCCGGAACTCCACCGCTCCGCAGCCGCGCTCCTCGCCGACCTGCGTCGCCACACACCCCAACTCACCCTCTCCGAGAACGACATCCACGCCCTCACCCCCGGCGTCGCCACCTGGCTCGAACGCGACGCCCACCCCGACACCATCCGCCACACCCTCACCACCGGCCTCCCAGTCCCCCTCAAACACCCTGCCAAGCTCCTCCGCCACCGGATCACGACACTCCTGCCACCCCCGCTGCCCGGAGCCCGGGACCTCACCCCCGCACGCCCTGGCGTCATCGTCATCCCCCTCCAGAACTGCGACAACTGCGACCGCGCCTTCCGCTCCCGCCACCCCGGCCACTGCCACGACTGCCGGACAGACCTCCACACAGCCGCCTGACGGAAACGCCACCCAACCCGAACGGACGTACATGGTCAGCTCGCCCCACGAGGCAATGCACCGCATCTTCCAGGAGTACCCCGGTCTCTTCTCCCGCGTCTCCGAAGTACTCGGAGTCGACATCCCGCCACCCTCCTCAGCCACCGCTCTGCCCACCGACCTCACCGAAACCCGGCCCCTCGAACGCCGGGTAGACACCCTCCTGCGCATCGACACAGAGCACGACGGGCCCTTCCTCCTCGCCATCGAAGCCCAGGGCAAGAAGGACCCGGCCAAGACCGCCAGCTGGCCGTACTACGTCGCCTACCTCAACAACAGATACAGGCTGCCCATCCTGCTGCTGGTCGTCTGCCAGGACCGAGCCACCGCCGAATGGGCCGCACGCCCCATCTCCATCGGCCTCCGCCAATGGCAGACACTCGCGCTGAATCCCCTCGTCGCCGGCCCGCACAACATGCCCGTCATCACCGATGTGGCCGAAGCCCGCAAAGACCTCGCACTCGCCACCCTGGCCGCCATCACACACGCCGACAATCCGGACGTCGGTGCCATACTGAAAACCCTGTCCGCCGCACTGCGGGACACACCGGAAACCATCGCCGACCCCATCGTCGAACTCATCGCACAGGGCCTGGGCAACCGCCCGGCCGCACAACAGTGGAGGAACCTGGTGGCCGTGGACCTTTCTTTCTACAAGTCGCCCCTCTCGGAAGAAATCCGGGACGAAGGCCGCGCAGAAGGCCGAGCCGAAGGACTCCTGCTCATCCTCGACGTGCGCGGTATCGCCATCACCGACGAGACCCGCGAGAAGATCAACGGCTGCGACGACCCTCAGCTTCTGCACCAGTGGCTCAACCGCGCCACCACCGCCGCCTCCGCCGAGGAACTCTTCGCCGAGGAGTAGCCCCACCCCGGTGGATCCCGGTGGCCGCGCCCTTGCTGTCCGCAGGCCCGCATCCCGTTCACGGCTCCCCGCACGTCCGAGGGCCGGAGCAGGACGCGGTGCGTCGGGGCCGTCACCGGACCTACTGACCACCCTCGCGCATATAGGGGGGCGGTCATTCACTCGGATACATGGCGTACGGCGAACGACCGGATGTTCTCCATCCGCGGGGCGTTCCCCAGGACCGTG
This region includes:
- a CDS encoding LCP family protein encodes the protein MNDWPEGWTDDNRSGNRYGQGSDSDRPEGARVMRNVQRRPAPPQQYPAPPRQRQPEQQQYSGGYDGNAGYDNGYNTGQVYGGGGNGGGRGNGYGGGGRGDGGYVQGRPAPNWGRRIKIGTLSLVVVVLAVSIGTYFWADSKLKREVDLSKVIERPKAGDGTNYLIVGSDSREGMTAEDKKKLHTGSAAGKRTDSMMILHDGSNGPTLVSLPRDSNVEIPSFKGSDSGKLYPGRGRFTKLNAAYAMDGPELLVRTVEFNTGLHIDHYVEIGFGGFAQIVDAIGGVELDIPKAFKDKKSGADFKAGKQTLNGEQSLAFVRTRYAFAGSDLDRTKNQQKFLAALASQTATPSTILNPFKLYPTMGAGLDTLIVDKDMSLWSLAQMFFAMKGVTGGDGTSMNMPISGSTGGNLVWDKAKVKQLVDQLNNDEKVTVTGN
- a CDS encoding acyl-CoA thioesterase — its product is MTDQAPRPEGDIPGKPTAASRTTLSHIMTGSDTNLLGTVHGGVIMKLVDDAAGAVAGRHSGGPAVTASMDEMVFLEPVRVGDLVHVRAQVNWTGRSSMEVGVRVMAERWNESTPAQQVGSAYLVFAAVDADGKPRRVPPVIPETERDKRRYQEAQIRRTHRLARRRAIKELREKRAADGIDDA
- a CDS encoding glycosyltransferase family 2 protein, with protein sequence MSAAQHPAVSVIMPVLNEERHLRNSVRHILEQEYAGEMEVVIALGPSTDRTDEIAAELVREDPRVHTVPNPTGRTPAALNAAIKASCHPIVVRVDGHGMLSPNYIATAVRLLEETGAQNVGGIMHAEGENAWEDAVAAAMTSKIGVGNAAFHTGGQAGPAETVYLGVFRREALEKADGYNVEFIRAQDWELNFRIREAGGLIWFSPELKVQYRPRPSVRALAKQYKDYGRWRHVVARYHSGSINLRYLAPPTAVCAIAAGIVAGAAVTPWAFVVPAGYVAAIVAGSLPAGKGLSLKARARIPVALATMHMSWGYGFLTSPRSLAKKVIASRRPAVSV
- a CDS encoding LCP family protein — protein: MRLVTGVSVLVLGAGGIGHAVVTGLETGIDRIDPFKDMKNRPRAGHGMNLLLVGTDGRDRITPEEKEKYRLGGAPCNCTDTVMLVHLSADKERASIVSLPRDSYAEVPEHKDRNTGKTHAAHALKLNAAYSEGGPGLTVRTIEQLTGVKIDHYLEVDFTSFMKTVDTLGGVQICTTRPLKDPYTGLDLAAGSHELNGGQALQYVRSRHIDGAADLGRMQRQQKFLASLIKQATSSGVLLNPVKFRDVASTMLNSVRADKGFGTEQMLELSQAMRGFSPASSEFTSVPLGNVAYPVKGIGSTVKWDEAKSKKLFQALRDDRPLSPERPGGPKAVQVDVAPQQIRVQVYNGTPKDGLGKTVDEGLHATGFDTTRAPLNGEPRNLAHTLITYDPRWDRSAKSLAGALPGVELRAVRGQGPLMKVTAGTDFEKVRRVRGKETSRGEFGAVTGDQVACP
- a CDS encoding LCP family protein, with protein sequence MGRSSTPGEGTRPSVRHAGQPGWDDGLYEDAPEPGQDSGADGRRPAPAGGGRHKGGAKRHGKKGKRRVLRWAASVLSLVIIGGAAAGYLYYEHLNGNLKKEDLTLGDKKMADHKANAAGQTPLNILLIGSDARDSKENQKLGGAKDTFGAPPLADVQMLVHLSADRSNMSVISMPRDTLLKIPKCTDPKTKHVYPATTGLAMTNETLRRGGPGCTVATWYELTGITIDHFMMIDFAGVVSMADAIGGVPVCVKGNVYSHTRDGKGSGLKLEEGTTKVKGKQALQWLRTRYGFKDGTDLSRTHAQHMYMNSMVRELRKGTKLTDPGKLMGLAEAATDALTVDKGDKGLGSVKKLYDLAGELKKVPTKRITMTTMPNVYGTGVNKGRVLPKPVDADQLFQMVRDDVPLDGKASKRKAPVAKKPTAPIAEIPVSVRNGTRTDTEYPVKGRASAVEGLLAGKGFTQAAVDKQNTNAAARTGVLFPSVDMEGNAQAVATALGIPLTAVKKSTAVSGITLTVGADWREDGDYSAPSAAEKTPESALALNGDDETACMDIQPGFGW
- a CDS encoding LCP family protein, with amino-acid sequence MDAQSRRRSDDIDPADQWVLNPDTGDYELRLNNSGGDSAGASQASGPRIPRRREPDDEGNGGRRNTSRDGSGERRGQSRRDGQESGPRRDVPGQRGRRSANGPRGQEDSGRGTAGRRSRKAPKARRKKALLWTGGVMAFVLVGLSVGGYALYQHFNGNLNTVDVGSAGNKDVITANAPVNILIIGTDKRTGKGNEGYGDKGSVGHADTNILFHVSKDRTNATALSIPRDMITDIPDCTTKQPDGSEKVIPGTQNIRFNVSLGQDGRDPGCTMRTVEEITGLRPDHFMMVDFNAVKELSTAVGGVKICLAKPVKDKDSHLDLPAGEHRIQGEDALAFVRTRHSFGNESDLDRIKVQQQFIASMIRQMQSDDTLTSPTKLFKLADAATRALTVDTGIGSPKKLASLAQELGKVNTKNITFTTVPVLDNPAEKIKATVVLDTARADPLFAMMREDTSLTEVKAQKKAAKSKQDALLKGTKAAAADVRVDVYNGGKVPGAAQTTVAWLQNNQGVLKSTNKANAPAKIDKTTLEYAPNQADQARALAAMMGLPGSALKQGTTDAEGLQAMVLTLGADFKGAGIPITGPAKVPDGIQQANADKAECAK